A window of the Nibribacter ruber genome harbors these coding sequences:
- the rpsS gene encoding 30S ribosomal protein S19, whose protein sequence is MARSLKKGPYIDFRLDKKVQAMDESGKKAVIKTWSRRSMISPDFVGHTFAVHNGNKFIPVYVTENMVGHKLGEFAPTRNFRGHIAKKDKGKR, encoded by the coding sequence ATGGCAAGATCATTAAAAAAAGGGCCTTATATTGACTTTAGGCTCGATAAGAAAGTCCAGGCAATGGACGAATCTGGTAAGAAAGCGGTAATCAAAACTTGGTCTCGCCGCTCTATGATTTCTCCAGACTTCGTAGGTCATACATTTGCTGTGCATAACGGGAATAAATTCATTCCTGTGTATGTAACTGAAAACATGGTAGGTCACAAGTTAGGCGAGTTTGCTCCAACCAGAAACTTTAGAGGCCATATTGCTAAAAAGGATAAAGGTAAGAGATAA
- the rplV gene encoding 50S ribosomal protein L22, whose protein sequence is MEAVAKLNNVPSSPRKMRLVANLIRGKSVTRALGLLKFEANAGAPKLEKLLLSALSNWQQVNGDARIEDANLFIKEIKVDEGKMLKRLRPAPQGRGHRIRKRSNHVTLVIDSKPEVEAVESSESNKAK, encoded by the coding sequence ATGGAAGCGGTAGCTAAACTAAATAATGTACCAAGCTCACCTCGTAAGATGAGATTGGTAGCGAACTTGATTCGTGGTAAAAGTGTTACACGCGCTCTTGGCTTACTTAAGTTTGAAGCCAACGCAGGTGCACCTAAGCTAGAGAAGCTTTTATTGTCTGCTTTGTCTAACTGGCAGCAAGTCAATGGAGATGCTCGGATTGAAGATGCCAATCTTTTTATCAAAGAGATCAAAGTTGATGAAGGCAAGATGTTGAAGCGTCTTCGTCCTGCTCCTCAAGGTAGAGGTCACAGGATCAGAAAAAGATCAAATCATGTAACGCTTGTGATTGATTCAAAACCAGAAGTGGAAGCAGTTGAATCATCCGAATCTAACAAAGCCAAATAG
- the rpsC gene encoding 30S ribosomal protein S3: MGQKVNPVGLRLGIVKGWDSNWYGGKDFADKLIEDEKIRKYILARIPKGGISKIIIERTLKRITITINTARPGVVIGKGGQEVDKIKEELKKITSKDVQINIFEIKRPELDAKLVGESVAQQLQARISFRRAMKQAIASALRVGAEGIKIQVSGRLGGAEMARTEHYKEGRTPLHTLRADIDYALSEAQTVYGKLGIKVWIFKGEVFGKRDLSPNAGQQSGGPSSGGPRNDRNERGGNDRRDGRNKRPDANQKRGGAKRK, encoded by the coding sequence ATGGGACAAAAAGTTAATCCAGTTGGCCTAAGACTAGGTATCGTTAAAGGCTGGGACTCTAATTGGTACGGAGGAAAGGATTTCGCTGACAAACTTATTGAAGACGAAAAAATCCGTAAATATATTCTTGCCCGCATTCCAAAGGGTGGTATCTCAAAGATTATCATTGAGCGCACCCTTAAAAGAATCACCATTACTATCAACACGGCTCGTCCAGGTGTAGTTATTGGTAAAGGCGGTCAGGAAGTTGACAAAATCAAAGAAGAGCTGAAGAAAATCACCAGCAAAGATGTTCAAATCAATATCTTTGAAATTAAACGTCCAGAATTGGATGCTAAATTGGTAGGTGAGTCTGTAGCTCAACAACTTCAGGCACGTATCTCTTTCAGAAGAGCCATGAAGCAAGCCATTGCTTCTGCATTGAGAGTAGGTGCTGAGGGTATCAAAATTCAAGTTTCAGGCCGTTTAGGTGGTGCTGAAATGGCACGTACTGAGCATTACAAAGAAGGCCGTACTCCACTTCATACATTAAGAGCAGACATTGATTATGCTTTGTCAGAAGCTCAGACTGTATATGGTAAACTGGGGATCAAAGTTTGGATCTTCAAAGGAGAGGTTTTCGGAAAGCGTGACTTGTCTCCAAACGCTGGTCAGCAGAGCGGTGGACCTTCTTCAGGAGGCCCTCGCAACGATCGGAATGAAAGAGGTGGCAATGACCGTCGTGACGGTCGCAACAAGCGCCCTGATGCAAATCAGAAGCGTGGAGGTGCAAAGCGCAAGTAG
- the rplP gene encoding 50S ribosomal protein L16, with protein sequence MLQPKRTKYRKMQKGRVRGLAQRGSTISFGSFAIKSLEASWITSRQIEAARIAMTRAMKREGQVWIRIFPDKPITKKPAEVRMGKGKGSPEYWVAVVKPGTIMFESDGVPLEVAQESLRLAAQKLPVRTKFVVRRDYVEK encoded by the coding sequence ATGTTACAACCAAAACGGACTAAATATAGAAAGATGCAAAAAGGCCGTGTCCGCGGTCTGGCCCAAAGAGGAAGTACAATTTCTTTTGGATCATTTGCTATCAAGTCGCTAGAAGCCTCTTGGATTACTAGCCGTCAAATTGAAGCTGCGCGTATTGCAATGACGCGTGCCATGAAACGGGAAGGCCAAGTATGGATTCGCATTTTCCCAGACAAGCCTATCACCAAGAAGCCTGCAGAGGTTCGTATGGGTAAGGGTAAAGGATCTCCAGAGTATTGGGTAGCCGTGGTTAAGCCTGGTACCATTATGTTTGAATCTGATGGTGTTCCACTAGAAGTAGCGCAGGAATCTCTTCGTTTAGCTGCTCAAAAGTTGCCTGTCAGAACTAAGTTTGTTGTACGTAGAGATTACGTTGAGAAATAA
- the rpmC gene encoding 50S ribosomal protein L29, whose protein sequence is MKQSDIKAFSLTEVKEQLAAERNNLENLKFAHAISPLENPSRIKHTRKTIARLETQLRSLELNG, encoded by the coding sequence ATGAAGCAGTCTGATATTAAGGCTTTCTCACTTACAGAAGTGAAGGAGCAACTTGCAGCAGAGAGAAACAACCTGGAGAACTTGAAGTTCGCCCATGCTATTTCTCCGTTGGAAAACCCAAGCAGAATTAAGCACACAAGAAAAACCATCGCCAGACTAGAGACTCAATTGCGGTCTCTAGAACTCAATGGCTAA